TTGTTACTTTTAAATTGCTCCACATGTTAAATAACTACctttagaaataaaagcaattcCATTTTGGAAGTATGTTAGATGGgtgaaagaatttatttatttatctacatatttatgtatttacttattcatttttacagaaaaagaacagTTCTTCTTGATCCAGAAACTTGTCCAGGTTTCAGATAGCGAGCCCTCAGCTTTGACATAGCTGCTTTCACCTCCTTGTTTCTCAGAGTGTAGATAAGTGGGTTTAAAATAGGTGTGAATATGGTATAGAACACAGCAAGGACTTTGTCAACTGAATAGCCATTAAAGGGCCATGCATAGATGAAAATGCATGGTCCAAAGAATAGTACAACTACAGTGATGTGAGCAGTTAGGGTGGATCGGGCCTTGGCCATGCTAGCAGAGGAGCGATTCCTAACAGTAATGAGAACCACAGTGTAGGAGatgatcaagaaaacaaatgtactCAGGGTGAGAACTCCACTGTTTGCAACTATTAGTAAGCTGATAACATAAGTGTCTGTGCAAGCTAGCTTGGTCACAAGTGGGAGATCACAGAAAAAACTGTCCACCTGGTTAGGACCACAAAATGGCAAGTTAACAGTGAATGCCAACTGGCTCATTGTATGGATGAAACCCACAAACCAGGGGATGATGACTAGAATGATACACACACGGCGACTCATGATTGTCATGTAGTGGAGGGGTTTGCATATTGCaacatagcgatcataggccatggATACAAGAAGTACCATCTCACCACCAGCAAATTGATGGACACAGAAAATCTGAGCCAAGCATGCTTCAAAAGATATAGTTTTTCGTTCAACCAGAAAGTCAGCAAGCATTTTTGGGGTAGCAAAAGAGGctacacacatatctataaaaGACAGGTTTGCAAGCAGAAAGTACATGGGGGTATGAAGTCGTGAGTCTGAAGTCACTGTGAGAATGATGAGGAAGTTGCCCAGCAGTATTGCTAGGTACAGCAGTGAAAATATGAGAAACAGGAAAGGCTGTAGCTCCTTTGAACTAGAGAGACCCAATAGCACAAACTCTGTCACTCGAGAGTAATTTGTTTCATTCATTGACTTTGGAAGAGAGTTGCCTTCAGTTATCTGAATGGAAACAGAATAGAAATCAATCAGTTAAATAAGGTTGGCCTGACTTTTCTGTCACAGTTCATCTTTCAACAGTTATACTTTCTATAATTCTGTACATGCAGGTTTTTGAGTTATTCAAAATTATATAACTTATGCCATAAAAtgtcatatgtatttatttatataaagcaTTAATCAGGGAATGCCAGTACACTGTGCTTAGAAGCCCACCATTATTCAACTTTGAACAGAAGTACAGAAAGAGCACTTGGGCCTGGTAGCTGTGTTGCTTGACGTGCTCAATGACTGTATTCACTTGTTAAAACTTACTCAAGTATAAACTTGCTTTGCCCTTGGTTAAACATGCTATATGTTTATGAAATTTATGACCACAATGCAAAACAGTGTGGATTCATGTAAATTTTGGAAATTTAGAAGATACAGAACTTCATAGAAGTTTTATTCCTTCCACTCAGTTTTTTTATGAACTTTTTCCTCATAAAAATCTCATATATTGATGCTAGTCTACTTCATACACCGTCAGTAGTGTTCATAATGacagaaattacacacacacacacacacacacaaacagactgagaacgagagagagagagagagagagagagagagagagagagagagagagagaNaacgagagagagagagagagagagagagagagagagagagagagagagagactaatttGAAGTACCTCAAAAATATTCAAGTTTAGAAAGAGTGAATGTGTACTCTAGGAATTTATACTGTGAGAATAATCTTTGTCCCTATACAgttactatgttttattttatttcaacagATTCGTTCTCCTACAGCTTGTAGCcatgtatagaaataaaaaaaataaaaagcagtctACAAAGGAATATTAGACTATCTCAATTTATAAACACTTTATATCTAAATTATGTCTTAAAAggtgtctttttattatttctagcaACTGTAAACATCAATGTCTCCTCAGATAATGACTCCTCACTTCCTCATCTCTGCTTGAGTTTCACTGGGTAATTTGCACATAGGGCATTGAATGATGAATAATCTTAATTATCTTTCAGAACaaaattcaaagaatatttttggATTTCACATCTCCAACTTGTCAGAACCCAGAAAGGAACTAATTTGGATTTTTATTGTGTAATCCACTGAAACAAGTGCATGAAGTTATTAAGAAATGTTTAAGAAGTAta
The sequence above is drawn from the Mus pahari chromosome 8, PAHARI_EIJ_v1.1, whole genome shotgun sequence genome and encodes:
- the LOC110325630 gene encoding olfactory receptor 4K15-like gives rise to the protein MNETNYSRVTEFVLLGLSSSKELQPFLFLIFSLLYLAILLGNFLIILTVTSDSRLHTPMYFLLANLSFIDMCVASFATPKMLADFLVERKTISFEACLAQIFCVHQFAGGEMVLLVSMAYDRYVAICKPLHYMTIMSRRVCIILVIIPWFVGFIHTMSQLAFTVNLPFCGPNQVDSFFCDLPLVTKLACTDTYVISLLIVANSGVLTLSTFVFLIISYTVVLITVRNRSSASMAKARSTLTAHITVVVLFFGPCIFIYAWPFNGYSVDKVLAVFYTIFTPILNPLIYTLRNKEVKAAMSKLRARYLKPGQVSGSRRTVLFL